The Hyphomicrobium sp. MC1 genome window below encodes:
- a CDS encoding nuclear transport factor 2 family protein translates to MGDPEIRTALDRHWAASEAGDDDAEDEIYHDDVVLEYPQSGERIRGRLAIRTTRGLLPNKHFTIRRVIGHGDLWTTEYVISYGGKPSYVVSIMEFRDGKVFRETQYFGDPFPPWPGRAKWVERMEV, encoded by the coding sequence ATGGGCGATCCAGAAATCCGAACTGCGCTCGACCGGCACTGGGCCGCGTCCGAGGCTGGTGATGACGACGCCGAGGACGAGATCTATCACGATGACGTCGTGCTGGAATACCCACAGTCCGGCGAGCGAATCCGAGGGCGCCTCGCCATCCGCACGACACGCGGACTGCTGCCCAACAAGCACTTCACCATACGGCGTGTGATCGGGCACGGCGATCTTTGGACGACCGAGTACGTCATCAGCTATGGCGGCAAGCCGTCCTACGTCGTCAGCATCATGGAATTCAGAGACGGAAAAGTCTTCCGCGAGACGCAATACTTCGGTGATCCCTTCCCGCCCTGGCCCGGCCGTGCGAAGTGGGTGGAGAGGATGGAAGTTTAG
- a CDS encoding oxidoreductase, with translation MSSKLKVALVTGASSGIGMEAARSLRSSGFTVYGAARRVDRMRELENDGIHIISLDVTDEKSILDCVKTIADREGRIDVLINNAGYGSYGAIENVPLSEARSQFEVNVFGLARLTQAVLPLMRAHNFGRIISISSIGGKIHTPFGGWYHATKFAVEGLSDCLRLEVQRFGIDVIVIEPGGIKTDWGIIAANHLRETSGSGAYASDANKTADGMLKTYQGNRLSPPSVIAKAIVQAATATKPRTRYAVGFGAKPILFMRRWLSDRMFDALIKRASA, from the coding sequence ATGTCGTCAAAGTTGAAAGTTGCGCTCGTTACAGGTGCTTCATCTGGCATTGGCATGGAAGCTGCGCGTAGCCTGAGGTCGTCCGGGTTCACCGTCTACGGCGCGGCACGGCGTGTTGACCGGATGCGAGAGCTGGAAAATGACGGCATTCACATCATTTCGCTCGATGTAACCGACGAAAAATCGATTCTGGATTGCGTCAAAACGATAGCAGATCGGGAAGGCCGGATCGACGTTCTGATCAACAACGCCGGCTACGGCTCCTACGGAGCCATCGAGAACGTGCCGCTTAGCGAAGCAAGGTCCCAGTTCGAGGTTAATGTGTTCGGCCTCGCACGCCTGACGCAAGCAGTGCTTCCACTGATGCGTGCCCACAACTTTGGTCGGATCATTAGTATCTCGTCGATAGGCGGTAAAATCCATACGCCGTTCGGCGGCTGGTACCACGCAACGAAATTTGCGGTCGAGGGCCTTTCGGATTGCCTGCGCCTCGAAGTCCAGCGTTTTGGTATCGATGTCATCGTGATCGAGCCCGGTGGCATTAAGACCGACTGGGGCATTATTGCCGCCAATCATTTGCGCGAGACATCTGGCAGCGGCGCCTACGCCAGCGATGCCAATAAGACCGCCGACGGCATGCTCAAGACGTATCAGGGCAACCGGCTATCGCCGCCTTCGGTGATTGCAAAAGCCATCGTTCAGGCTGCGACAGCGACCAAGCCTCGGACGCGCTATGCAGTCGGTTTTGGCGCCAAGCCGATCCTGTTCATGCGCCGCTGGCTCAGCGACAGGATGTTCGACGCTTTGATCAAGCGCGCGTCGGCATAA
- a CDS encoding TetR/AcrR family transcriptional regulator yields the protein MSSKSKRPRDASATREAILAAAQRVFTEKGFDGAGLREIATEAGVNAALVNRYFTSKEGLFAEAVIPYMNLDSLLEGDCATFGKRAATYFCTKSYDGQHFDPTLAFLRSMGSPDVAPLLRVAADTAVIAKIARWLGGRNSKQRAALIAAQLIGLDLMRRVLQTEALSQAHQAKAILYATNSLQALVDDEI from the coding sequence TTGAGCAGCAAATCCAAGCGCCCTCGCGATGCCTCAGCCACGCGCGAGGCTATACTGGCGGCCGCACAGCGTGTGTTCACCGAAAAAGGATTCGACGGCGCGGGTCTGCGCGAAATCGCCACCGAAGCAGGTGTCAACGCCGCGCTCGTCAACCGCTACTTTACATCGAAAGAGGGTTTGTTTGCCGAGGCGGTGATACCCTACATGAATCTCGACAGCCTGCTCGAGGGAGATTGCGCGACGTTCGGCAAGCGTGCCGCGACATACTTTTGTACGAAAAGCTATGACGGGCAGCACTTCGATCCGACGCTCGCTTTTTTGCGTTCGATGGGAAGCCCGGACGTCGCGCCTTTATTACGCGTCGCAGCCGATACGGCCGTCATCGCGAAGATCGCGCGTTGGTTGGGAGGGCGCAACTCGAAGCAGCGTGCTGCGCTCATTGCCGCTCAGCTTATCGGTCTCGATCTGATGCGGCGCGTGCTTCAAACTGAGGCCCTAAGTCAAGCACACCAGGCCAAGGCGATCCTTTACGCGACGAACTCACTGCAGGCGTTGGTCGACGACGAAATCTGA
- a CDS encoding DUF1289 domain-containing protein, with product MTKKQRKKFKRLDGRKAKLAFIEALRLRQIEIGLKTNWERAYRRRCTKKGIACPLDRLPSPPSNDLNDGMSSSGLSRVSIDQRSEQQDRSSA from the coding sequence ATGACCAAGAAGCAGAGAAAGAAATTCAAGCGTCTCGACGGTCGAAAGGCGAAGCTCGCGTTCATAGAAGCTTTGCGCCTGAGACAGATCGAGATCGGTCTCAAGACCAATTGGGAACGCGCCTATCGTCGCCGCTGCACAAAGAAAGGCATCGCGTGTCCGCTCGACCGGCTCCCATCGCCGCCCTCCAATGATCTGAACGACGGAATGTCATCCTCGGGCTTGTCCCGAGTATCCATCGATCAGCGGTCGGAGCAGCAAGATAGATCCTCGGCATAA
- a CDS encoding acyltransferase: MKKALPNEQSDARGDAPSTSRPVRHANNFQALRWLAATSVILAHSYGLRDLQGVYTHLTGLDLGWSAVVMFFTISGYLISASAQRRSALEFWQARFLRIFPGLIICTLVTALVISAFSTLSFSQFITDRQTLRYIFGSGTLLSTEYSLPGAFQNHAVTYANGSLWTLRYEVASYFLVFMLFVLSYRTGIIFAGAIISTGFACALGYGVPTALGHTIPVQATNFLTLFIPFAIGGWFQATKRSGPKLPWVAVAMALAAALAHTPTNTIFAAAAISLLTLWVAFRPARVLTRLDVLPDYSYGIYIYAYPIQQITIQLLPGWHPLAQALVAFLLTLVPASLSWHFIEKPAMALKSIRLFPVARDTVL; this comes from the coding sequence TTGAAAAAAGCCCTTCCCAACGAGCAATCTGATGCGAGAGGGGACGCACCCTCGACATCGCGTCCCGTTCGCCACGCAAACAACTTTCAAGCGTTGCGCTGGCTCGCCGCAACATCCGTCATCCTGGCTCACTCATATGGGCTGCGTGATCTTCAGGGCGTCTACACGCACCTCACAGGCCTGGACCTCGGATGGTCTGCAGTCGTGATGTTCTTCACGATAAGCGGCTATCTGATCAGCGCGTCTGCGCAACGGCGGTCCGCACTAGAATTCTGGCAAGCACGTTTTTTGCGGATCTTTCCGGGTCTGATTATCTGCACGCTGGTGACGGCGCTCGTCATCTCCGCGTTCTCCACGCTGAGTTTCAGCCAATTCATCACTGACCGACAGACGCTTCGCTACATCTTCGGTTCGGGCACATTGCTCTCGACTGAATATTCGCTTCCCGGAGCATTCCAGAATCACGCCGTCACATATGCAAACGGTTCGCTGTGGACGCTGCGATATGAGGTTGCGAGCTACTTCCTCGTTTTCATGCTCTTCGTTCTATCTTATCGAACCGGCATAATTTTCGCGGGAGCGATCATATCCACCGGCTTCGCGTGTGCTCTTGGCTACGGAGTGCCAACCGCGCTCGGTCACACGATCCCGGTGCAGGCGACCAATTTCCTCACCCTGTTCATTCCGTTTGCAATCGGCGGGTGGTTTCAGGCCACCAAACGAAGCGGGCCCAAACTGCCTTGGGTGGCAGTCGCAATGGCGCTTGCGGCAGCTTTGGCGCACACGCCGACAAACACGATCTTTGCGGCCGCTGCGATTTCGCTGCTCACATTGTGGGTTGCCTTCCGCCCGGCACGCGTGCTGACAAGGCTGGATGTGCTTCCGGACTATTCGTACGGAATTTACATTTACGCCTATCCCATCCAGCAAATCACCATCCAGCTCCTTCCTGGCTGGCATCCGCTGGCGCAAGCGCTCGTCGCGTTTCTGCTCACCCTCGTGCCGGCGTCGCTGTCATGGCACTTCATCGAGAAGCCGGCCATGGCGCTGAAGTCCATTCGGCTTTTTCCTGTCGCGAGAGATACCGTCTTATGA
- a CDS encoding glycoside hydrolase family 5 protein has protein sequence MKFQIQKVWRTALVVIACLSASPAIADSKAAWMTGVNLSGAELNAKKSRINFDYVFPTIKEIEYFRAKGFRYFRLPVLMQRLFQFEGGVPDPTPTADWKQFVALIDKAASVDAVIIVDFHQFGRTQSGLIGRDAAATQEFVAAWAETAKRLKDKPNVIFNLMNEPHEQTAEEWLPAANTAIAAIRQAGAKQLLLVPGSYWTGAHSWTTTPNARVMTGVVDPENNFAYDVHQYLDSNSSGTSPDAVPGSGSERLKAFTEWARQNHAHGFLGEFGFSSAEPALREGAALIKYMSDNRDVWIGWTYWAAGPWWGDYMYSVEPKNGTDRPQLDVLVQGNK, from the coding sequence ATGAAATTTCAGATTCAAAAAGTCTGGCGCACCGCGCTGGTCGTGATCGCCTGCCTCTCGGCCTCGCCTGCAATTGCGGACAGCAAAGCGGCGTGGATGACTGGCGTCAATCTGTCGGGCGCCGAACTCAACGCAAAGAAGAGCCGGATCAATTTCGACTACGTTTTCCCGACGATCAAAGAGATCGAATACTTCCGCGCCAAGGGCTTTCGCTATTTCCGCCTGCCGGTGTTGATGCAGAGACTGTTCCAATTCGAAGGCGGCGTTCCGGACCCGACGCCGACGGCAGACTGGAAGCAATTCGTCGCGTTGATCGACAAGGCCGCCAGCGTCGACGCAGTGATCATCGTCGACTTTCATCAGTTCGGCCGAACGCAATCCGGCCTCATCGGACGCGACGCGGCCGCAACGCAGGAGTTCGTTGCGGCATGGGCTGAGACGGCGAAGCGGCTCAAAGACAAGCCCAACGTCATTTTCAATCTCATGAACGAGCCGCACGAGCAGACGGCGGAGGAGTGGCTTCCGGCCGCGAACACCGCGATTGCCGCCATCCGCCAAGCCGGCGCCAAGCAACTGCTGCTGGTGCCGGGCTCCTACTGGACCGGCGCGCATTCGTGGACCACGACCCCTAACGCGCGCGTCATGACCGGAGTCGTCGATCCGGAGAACAACTTCGCCTATGACGTTCATCAATATCTCGACTCCAACAGTTCCGGCACGTCGCCGGACGCCGTCCCCGGATCGGGAAGCGAACGGCTCAAGGCCTTCACCGAATGGGCCCGTCAGAATCACGCGCACGGCTTTCTTGGCGAATTCGGTTTTTCGTCCGCCGAACCTGCTCTTCGCGAGGGCGCCGCGCTGATCAAGTATATGTCCGACAACCGGGACGTCTGGATCGGATGGACGTATTGGGCGGCTGGCCCCTGGTGGGGCGATTACATGTATTCCGTCGAACCCAAGAACGGAACCGACCGCCCTCAGCTTGATGTTCTCGTGCAGGGGAACAAGTAG